The proteins below are encoded in one region of Pseudonocardia sp. DSM 110487:
- a CDS encoding xanthine dehydrogenase family protein subunit M, producing the protein MRPFELTAPATVEDALAEPGTFLAGGTTLVDLMKLNVLTPQHVLDINALPLRGIDTSDGLRLGALERMSDIARHPGVYPAVSQALLLSASQQLRNMASIGGNLLQRTRCTYFRDVAMPCNRREPGSGCPARSGANRMHAVLGTSDSCVATHASDVAVALVALDAHVTLAGADGTRTVKLADFYRLPGDTPEVENDLRPGELITEVVVPRLDLAANSTYVKVRDRQSYEFALCSAAVALDVRDSRIVDARIAVGGVATVPWRLHGVEAALRGALVTEANFEAAAAVATEGATSLSGNAFKLTLLRRTIVRALLELTEGSAA; encoded by the coding sequence ATGCGTCCGTTTGAGCTGACCGCCCCCGCGACCGTCGAGGACGCACTCGCCGAACCGGGCACCTTCCTCGCAGGCGGCACCACCCTCGTCGACCTGATGAAGCTCAACGTGCTGACGCCGCAGCACGTGCTGGACATCAACGCGCTGCCCCTGCGTGGCATCGACACCAGCGACGGCCTGCGCCTCGGCGCGCTGGAGCGGATGAGCGACATCGCCCGGCACCCCGGGGTGTACCCCGCCGTGTCGCAGGCCCTGTTGCTGAGCGCGTCGCAGCAACTGCGCAACATGGCCAGCATCGGCGGGAACCTGCTGCAGCGCACCCGGTGCACCTACTTCCGCGACGTCGCGATGCCTTGCAACAGGAGGGAACCGGGCAGCGGCTGCCCGGCCCGCTCTGGCGCCAACCGGATGCACGCCGTACTGGGCACGAGCGACTCGTGCGTGGCGACGCACGCCAGCGACGTCGCGGTCGCCCTCGTCGCGCTGGACGCCCACGTCACCCTGGCCGGCGCCGACGGAACCCGGACGGTGAAGCTCGCCGACTTCTACCGGCTGCCCGGCGACACGCCGGAGGTGGAGAACGACCTGCGGCCCGGTGAGCTCATCACCGAGGTCGTCGTGCCGCGGCTCGACTTGGCGGCCAACTCCACCTACGTCAAGGTGCGCGACCGCCAGTCGTACGAGTTCGCGCTGTGCTCCGCCGCGGTCGCGCTGGACGTGCGCGACTCCCGCATCGTCGACGCGCGGATCGCCGTCGGCGGGGTGGCGACGGTGCCGTGGCGCCTGCACGGGGTGGAAGCGGCCTTGCGCGGCGCACTGGTGACCGAGGCGAACTTCGAAGCTGCCGCGGCCGTCGCGACCGAAGGGGCCACATCGCTGTCCGGGAATGCCTTCAAGCTGACGCTGCTGCGGCGGACGATCGTCAGGGCGCTGCTGGAGCTGACCGAAGGGAGTGCCGCATGA
- a CDS encoding xanthine dehydrogenase family protein molybdopterin-binding subunit — translation MTSRIDGPLKVTGRARYGLDHNFPGMLYGYVVTSTIANGEVVAMDVTAAKSAPGVVAVYSPYDPLTLRRPNSPMLGETWVPLQDRDVAYYGQPIGFVVAETYEQARDAAMLVEVSYDERPARTSLADNLDLAEDGPPAMDGAPPTHTVLAPGVASIEEALTASPVVVEGTYSTAAQNHAAMEPHSAVAVWDEDGLRIYSGNQGASFHQEDMAAALEVERSAVHTINPFVGGAFGGKGSTSAPALLAAAASRVLGRPVKAALSREQVFTATANRAETLQQIALGADRDGTLIAVRHDSWCSAATDLSFVEQTSHATSKEWYRTPNLAITQKVVPLNIPRTTFMRAPGEAPGSFALESAMDELAVALDMDPIELRLRNGSIGPVGSDLQWSSKYLEDCYRIGAERFGWSRRSAIGRAEGDWLVGMGMATAVFPALRFPATTEITLRSDDTAVISVGGADPGTGLLTVMALIGGESLDIPTERITPRLGLSAYPPGGLSGGSTATASVGSAIMIAASAVIGDLQALASAPGAPFAGQDVTYADGRVLGGGRSMTFGELLTALGRGSISASGSSAPGEELTKHSFASFGAQFCEVRVHRWTREARVSRMLGVFDAGRIINEKAARSQLMGGMIWGVSAALHEGLEIEENGRLANGDLAGYLLPVNADIPEVDVHFVQHPDTLHNPVGARGVGEIGTVGMAAAVANAIRNATGIRVRHIPITIEDLLD, via the coding sequence ATGACCAGCCGGATCGACGGTCCGCTGAAGGTCACCGGCCGCGCGCGGTACGGGCTGGACCACAACTTCCCAGGCATGCTCTACGGCTACGTCGTCACCAGCACGATCGCGAACGGCGAGGTCGTCGCGATGGACGTGACCGCAGCCAAGAGCGCTCCGGGCGTGGTGGCCGTCTACTCGCCGTACGACCCGCTGACGTTGCGCAGGCCGAACAGCCCGATGCTGGGCGAGACGTGGGTGCCGCTGCAGGACCGGGACGTCGCCTACTACGGACAGCCCATCGGCTTCGTCGTGGCGGAGACGTACGAGCAGGCCCGCGACGCGGCGATGCTCGTCGAGGTCTCCTACGACGAGCGACCCGCCCGCACGTCGCTGGCCGACAACCTCGACCTGGCGGAGGACGGGCCGCCCGCCATGGACGGCGCCCCGCCCACGCACACGGTGCTCGCCCCGGGTGTGGCATCCATCGAGGAGGCCCTGACCGCGAGCCCGGTCGTGGTCGAGGGCACCTACTCCACGGCCGCCCAGAACCACGCGGCGATGGAGCCGCACTCAGCGGTGGCGGTCTGGGACGAGGACGGCCTGCGGATCTACAGCGGCAACCAGGGGGCGAGCTTCCACCAGGAGGACATGGCGGCCGCGCTCGAGGTGGAGCGGTCGGCGGTGCACACGATCAACCCGTTCGTGGGCGGCGCGTTCGGCGGGAAGGGCAGCACGTCGGCCCCGGCGCTCTTGGCGGCTGCCGCGTCCCGGGTCCTCGGCCGGCCGGTCAAGGCGGCACTGAGCCGGGAGCAGGTCTTCACCGCGACCGCGAACCGCGCGGAGACGCTGCAGCAGATCGCGCTGGGCGCCGACCGGGACGGAACGCTGATCGCGGTGCGCCACGACTCGTGGTGCAGCGCGGCGACCGACCTGTCGTTCGTGGAGCAGACCTCGCACGCCACGTCCAAGGAGTGGTACCGCACGCCGAACCTGGCCATCACGCAGAAGGTGGTGCCGCTGAACATCCCGCGCACCACGTTCATGCGTGCGCCCGGCGAGGCGCCGGGGTCGTTCGCGCTGGAGAGCGCGATGGACGAGCTGGCCGTCGCGCTGGACATGGACCCGATCGAGCTGCGGCTGCGCAACGGCTCGATCGGACCGGTCGGCAGCGACCTGCAGTGGTCGAGCAAGTACCTCGAGGACTGCTACCGGATCGGCGCCGAGCGCTTCGGCTGGTCCCGCCGCTCTGCCATCGGCCGAGCGGAGGGCGACTGGCTGGTCGGGATGGGCATGGCGACGGCGGTCTTCCCGGCCCTGCGGTTCCCGGCCACGACCGAGATCACGCTGCGGTCCGACGACACGGCGGTGATCTCGGTCGGCGGCGCTGACCCGGGAACCGGGCTGCTGACCGTGATGGCGCTGATCGGTGGTGAGTCGCTGGACATCCCAACGGAGCGGATCACGCCCCGGCTGGGACTCTCGGCGTACCCGCCCGGCGGCCTGTCCGGCGGGTCCACCGCCACGGCCAGCGTGGGGTCGGCGATCATGATCGCCGCGTCAGCGGTGATCGGGGACCTGCAGGCGCTTGCGAGTGCGCCGGGCGCGCCGTTCGCGGGCCAGGACGTGACCTACGCCGACGGGCGGGTGCTGGGTGGCGGCCGGTCGATGACGTTCGGGGAGCTGCTGACCGCGCTCGGCCGCGGGTCGATCTCGGCCAGCGGCTCGTCGGCACCGGGGGAGGAGCTGACCAAGCACTCGTTCGCCTCGTTCGGCGCCCAGTTCTGCGAGGTCCGGGTGCACAGGTGGACGCGTGAGGCTCGCGTGTCCCGCATGCTCGGCGTGTTCGACGCCGGCCGGATCATCAACGAGAAGGCCGCCCGCAGCCAGCTGATGGGCGGCATGATCTGGGGCGTCTCCGCGGCGCTGCACGAGGGGCTGGAGATCGAGGAGAACGGCAGGCTCGCCAACGGTGACCTGGCCGGGTACCTCCTCCCGGTCAACGCCGACATCCCCGAGGTCGACGTGCACTTCGTGCAGCACCCGGACACGTTGCACAACCCGGTGGGCGCGAGGGGCGTCGGCGAGATCGGCACGGTCGGTATGGCCGCGGCCGTCGCCAACGCCATCCGCAACGCGACCGGTATCCGCGTCCGGCACATCCCGATCACGATCGAGGACCTGCTGGACTGA